Proteins encoded together in one Verrucomicrobiia bacterium window:
- a CDS encoding tetratricopeptide repeat protein, with protein MNRKTPWICGASVIGTLLLALTLAACRHIAAPAANQEAARREYELGKRFAQGDGVPQDFSRAAEHYRRAARLGFAPAQTELGAYYARGLGVEKNLAEAVHWFRQAAAQQDSLAEYSLGYACAHGAGVAPDLNAAVRWWQRAAEHGQPEAANALGQLYLNGGIRGDTNHTDYASAARWLGQAARQDYVPAMNNLGFLHQFGFGVTRDFEQALHWYRRAAEHGEARAQANLGVMYQDGNGVPCDLVEAYKWFALSARQGDMVGRHFCDEYDRLRRLTPTQLAEARRRVEAFLTSRPTGTESAPASPPHAAD; from the coding sequence GCTCGCCCTGACGCTGGCAGCCTGCCGCCATATAGCCGCGCCCGCCGCCAATCAGGAAGCGGCCCGCCGCGAATACGAACTCGGGAAACGCTTCGCCCAGGGCGACGGCGTGCCGCAGGATTTTTCGCGGGCCGCCGAACATTATCGGCGCGCCGCCCGGCTGGGCTTCGCACCGGCCCAAACGGAACTGGGCGCCTATTACGCCCGTGGCCTGGGCGTGGAGAAAAACCTGGCCGAAGCCGTGCATTGGTTTCGCCAGGCCGCGGCCCAGCAGGATTCCCTGGCCGAATACAGTCTCGGTTACGCCTGCGCCCACGGCGCCGGGGTTGCGCCTGATCTCAATGCCGCCGTGCGCTGGTGGCAGCGTGCTGCCGAACACGGTCAACCCGAAGCGGCCAACGCCCTGGGCCAGTTGTATCTGAACGGCGGCATTCGCGGGGACACCAATCACACGGACTATGCCAGCGCAGCCCGCTGGCTTGGCCAGGCCGCCAGACAAGACTACGTCCCCGCCATGAACAATCTTGGATTCCTCCATCAATTTGGTTTTGGGGTGACCCGCGACTTTGAGCAGGCGCTGCACTGGTATCGCCGCGCTGCCGAGCACGGCGAGGCCCGCGCTCAAGCCAACTTGGGCGTGATGTATCAGGACGGAAACGGCGTGCCTTGCGATCTCGTCGAAGCCTACAAGTGGTTTGCCTTAAGCGCGCGGCAAGGCGACATGGTGGGGCGGCATTTCTGCGACGAATACGATCGCCTGCGACGGCTGACACCAACCCAACTGGCTGAGGCTCGCCGGCGGGTGGAAGCGTTCCTGACAAGCCGGCCGACCGGCACCGAATCGGCCCCGGCATCGCCCCCGCACGCGGCTGATTAA